CTAGCATTTTTGTCTTCATTTAAATAAACTTTCAGTCCATTGGGAAGCTCGTACTGTTCGACATTTATTATTGGATCTTGAGCGCATAAAATACTTGAGGTCAAAAGTAGCAGTGGAAATAATAGATTTCTCATTTTAATTAGTTCGTTGATAGATAATGCTGTAATATAATAATAAATACTATGCAGTTATCAAGAACAATTAAAGAAAATCAGGCCTGTAGAATGTGTAGCATTCAAAGTAAAAAAGATCTTCTGCGGGGGTTTTGTTAGAACCCCCTTTGTAAGTCTTCAAACCGCTAGGTGTTTTCGTTCAAGAAAAAAATTATTCTAATCTGTTAGACCTAACTTTTTTCAAAATAGCAGTTGCTAAATTCACTATGGGCAACATTACTATACCCACGATAAGCCCAATAAAGAATTCAGTAATAAATGATGGAACACTTGGCAGTAGATCATGCAAAAAGTGAATATTATGAGCAAAAATTCCCCCAGAAACTAGAAGCAATGCGATGGTCCCTATTACGGTCAAGCTCTTAATTACCTTCGGTAGTGCTTGAACCAAAAATTTTCCGATTTTATCTGAAAAGCTATTATCTTGTTCATTTAAGTTTATTAATCTTACTCCAAATTCATCCATTCTAACGATAAGTGCAACTATTCCGTAAACCCCGACTGTAGCTAATAAAGCAATTATTGAAACCACCATAATTTGATTAAGCAAGCTTTCCTTTTCAACCGTGCCTAAAGCGATAATGATAATTTCCACTGATAAAATGAAATCGGTGACAATAGCGGATTTCACTTTTTCCTTTTCTTTGCTTAAGGCTTCCTCTTTAGTCAGTTTTTCAACATTTTCTATTTTTTTCTTGGGTGCAGGATGGAAGAAATACGCATAGATCTTTTCTGCACCTTCATAGGCAAGATATAAACCTCCTAGCAACAGAATGATGTGAATGGCCTCAGGGACAAATGCACTCAGTAAAAATGCTAGTGGTAAAATGATAATTTTATTGAGAAAAGAACCTTTTGTGATGGCCCAAAGCACCGGAATCTCTCTTGAGGCCATAAAGCCAGATGCCTTCTCTGCGTTGACCGCCAGATCATCTCCAAGTATTCCTGCCGTTTTCTTGCCAGCCACTTTACTGAGCGTGGCCACGTCATCCATCAACATTGAAATATCATCCAGTAAAGCAAAAAATCCAGAAGCCATAGTTTATAAAATTAATGTGTCGCAAGTTAATATCATCTGTCTCAATTTAACAAATGAATTAAATATGATTGCTTTTATGAAAGCAAGCCTAAAGCCTCCTTCGCCTCGTAGAAAGCTATGAGTTTTCAATAATTAAAGGAAGTGAATATGATGGTGTTTTCATCAATAATATCAAATCCAAACCTGACATGTTTGGACATAATTACCAATAGGACCAATTAGCCGTGGAGTAAAGAGACGTTAAATTGAGAGCTGTTGCACTAGTGTATATTTTAAAGCCTAATAACCACTTTGCCTGTATGCTTTCCTTCTCCAAAATA
This is a stretch of genomic DNA from Marivirga harenae. It encodes these proteins:
- a CDS encoding DUF808 domain-containing protein; translation: MASGFFALLDDISMLMDDVATLSKVAGKKTAGILGDDLAVNAEKASGFMASREIPVLWAITKGSFLNKIIILPLAFLLSAFVPEAIHIILLLGGLYLAYEGAEKIYAYFFHPAPKKKIENVEKLTKEEALSKEKEKVKSAIVTDFILSVEIIIIALGTVEKESLLNQIMVVSIIALLATVGVYGIVALIVRMDEFGVRLINLNEQDNSFSDKIGKFLVQALPKVIKSLTVIGTIALLLVSGGIFAHNIHFLHDLLPSVPSFITEFFIGLIVGIVMLPIVNLATAILKKVRSNRLE